In one window of Megalops cyprinoides isolate fMegCyp1 chromosome 24, fMegCyp1.pri, whole genome shotgun sequence DNA:
- the LOC118770930 gene encoding myosin light chain kinase 2, skeletal/cardiac muscle-like isoform X2, giving the protein MTSKLVNQLAKVYDPNPAAGGGKAGRAAAETDDHSAHSVRLIQVRIESLSDKMDKLIHIQEKVLHRLDSMSQDIGDIEHDVETLKVDKEEVHLQAPTQFQLQQARGSSQMREICQEMTSIISVVNERSEQQARKLEGMEKLVLGIQEVIGFIGETVKGSRLMELLFKDPASRKERAKEARGRQTAKKQVSAERGEPPAGKRAEKLKEHKGKETKERPRLSLKGLKSQKKKKPPDSPDTVSLRKQALLLAEVQKLNEENAARSGHAQTAKPQDLETGGWEDTPAGQGGVDLLSFILEGPSASAPEQEQEMEQLKQEEEEVVTEYETEEEETMQEEGAEPQEREKKEPKEEERSPDVTSAVSEGVCVKPEAVEPPPASSCDTPSDVQAPVLERHEESQSAPLKAEPEQSGEVTASSKRRVAEEDLQQEEHKRSCTVEEKEKEAEEERQAEGEEKQGEEERKGAEAQAQDAGEKKEEEEEEDDREGLEMDLEELRKAWLKKRAELEGVETKREEEYKIDCSPPPSAPFKHRIVSAKPNQINNFYTINRQEVLGGGRFGQVHRCIENSSGLTLAAKIIKARAPKEKEVVKNEIQVMNQLDHANLIQLYAAYESRNDIILVLEYVDGGELFDRIIDENYTLTELDGILFIQQICEGLQHMHKMSIVHLDLKPENIMCVSRLTHHIKIIDFGLARKYKPKEKLRVNFGTPEFLAPEVVNYEFVSYRTDMWSLGVITYMLLSSLSPFLGDDNNETMNNILACQWNFEEEEFTDISEEAKDFISKLLIPNKSWRLNADEALRHAWLSDPDLHYHLHVKKNMCRSRRSSCVPVPDS; this is encoded by the exons ATGACCTCAAAACTGGTGAACCAGCTGGCAAAGGTGTACGACCCCAACCCGGCGGCAGGTGGGGGGAAGGCTGGGAGGGCGGCGGCCGAGACCGACGATCACTCCGCCCACTCCGTCCGCCTCATCCAGGTGCGCATCGAGTCCCTGAGCGACAAGATGGACAAGCTGATCCACATCCAGGAGAAGGTCCTGCACCGGCTGGACAGCATGTCTCAGGACATCGGCGACATCGAGCACGACGTGGAGACGCTGAAGGTGGACAAGGAGGAGGTTCACCTGCAGGCGCCCACGCAgttccagctgcagcaggccaGGGGATCCAGCCAGATGAGGGAGATCTGCCAGGAGATGACCTCCATCATCTCCGTGGTGAACGAGAGGTCGGAGCAGCAGGCCAGGAAGCTGGAGGGCATGGAGAAGCTAGTGCTCGGCATCCAGGAGGTTATCGGTTTCATCGGGGAGACGGTGAAGGGCTCCCGGCTCATGGAGCTGCTTTTCAAAGACCCCGCTTCACGCAAGGAGAGAGCCAAAGAGGCCAGGGGCCGACAGACTGCCAAGAAGCAGGTGTCTGCCGAAAGGGGAGAGCCGCCGGCCGGCAAGAGAGCAGAGAAG CTGAAAGAGCACAAAGGGAAGGAGACGAAGGAGAGGCCACGCCTGAGCCTGAAGGGCCTGAAGTctcagaagaagaagaagcctCCAGACTCCCCAG ACACCGTCTCTCTGAGGAAGCAGGCGCTGCTCCTGGCAGAGGTTCAGAAGCTCAATGAGGAGAACGCAGCAAGGTCAGGCCATGCACAAACAGCCAAACCCCAGGACCTGGAGACCGGGGGATGGGAGGACACCCCTGCTGGACAGGGGGGTGTGGACCTTCTGAGCTTCATCCTGGAGGGACCCTCTGCGTCCGCGCCCGAGCAGGAGCAAGAGatggagcagctgaagcaggaggaggaggaggtggtcaCCGAGTACGAGACCGAGGAAGAGGAGACCATGCAGGAGGAAGGGGCGGAaccacaggagagagagaaaaaggagcctaaagaggaggagagaagccCAGATGTGACCTCAGCTGTGAGCGAAGGAGTGTGTGTCAAACCGGAGGCAGTGGAGCCTCCTCCTGCCAGCTCCTGTGACACGCCCAGTGATGTCCAAGCTCCTGTGCTGGAGAG GCACGAGGAGAGCCAATCAGCACCTTTGAAGGCGGAGCCAGAGCAGTCAGGCGAGGTCACCGCCAGCAGCAAGCGGAGGGTGGCGGAGGAAgacctgcagcaggaggagcacaAGAGGAGCTGCActgtggaggagaaggagaaggaggcagaggaggagaggcaggcagagggagaggagaagcagggggaggaggagaggaagggggccGAGGCCCAGGCCCAGGATGCCggagagaagaaggaggaagaggaagaggaggatgacaGAGAGGGACTGGAGATGGATctggaggagctgaggaagGCGTGGCTGAAGAAGAGGGCGGAGCTAGAAGGAGTGGAGACAAAGAGGGAAGAGGAGTACAAGATCg attgcagccctcccccctccgcccctTTTAAACACCGCATTGTTTCCGCCAAACCGAACCAGATCAACAACTTCTACACCATCAACCGGCAGGAGGTCCTGGGAGG AGGTCGTTTTGGCCAGGTTCACAGATGCATCGAAAATTCATCCGGACTCACCCTGGCAGCCAAAATCATCAAGGCGAGGGCTCCCAAGGAGAAG GAGGTGGTGAAGAACGAGATCCAGGTGATGAACCAGCTGGATCACGCAAACCTGATTCAGCTCTACGCTGCCTACGAATCCAGGAACGACATCATCCTCGTCCTGGAGTA CGTGGACGGAGGGGAGCTCTTCGACAGGATCATCGATGAGAACTACACGCTGACCGAGCTGGACGGAATCCTCTTCATCCAGCAGATCTGTGAGGGTCTGCAGCACATGCACAAGATGTCCATCGTGCACCTGGACCTGAAG CCGGAGAACATTATGTGCGTGAGCAGACTCACCCACCACATCAAGATCATCGACTTCGGCCTCGCCAGGAA GTACAAACCAAAGGAGAAGCTGAGAGTGAACTTCGGCACACCGGAGTTTCTAGCTCCTGAGGTGGTCAACTATGAATTTGTCTCGTACCGGACAGACATGTGGAGTTTGGGAGTCATTACATATATGCT TCTCAGCAGTCTGTCACCGTTCCTCGGCGATGACAACAATGAGACGATGAACAACATCTTGGCCTGCCAGTGGAACTTCGAGGAGGAAGAGTTCACCGACATCTCTGAGGAGGCCAAGGACTTCATCTCCAAACTGCTCATCCCTAATAAGAG ttggAGGTTAAATGCTGACGAAGCCCTTAGGCATGCCTGGCTGTCGGACCCAGATCTTCACTACCACCTCCATGTAAAG aagaaCATGTGTCGCTCACGGCGATCGTCCTGCGTTCCTGTCCCTGACAGTTAA
- the LOC118770930 gene encoding myosin light chain kinase 2, skeletal/cardiac muscle-like isoform X1, with product MTSKLVNQLAKVYDPNPAAGGGKAGRAAAETDDHSAHSVRLIQVRIESLSDKMDKLIHIQEKVLHRLDSMSQDIGDIEHDVETLKVDKEEVHLQAPTQFQLQQARGSSQMREICQEMTSIISVVNERSEQQARKLEGMEKLVLGIQEVIGFIGETVKGSRLMELLFKDPASRKERAKEARGRQTAKKQVSAERGEPPAGKRAEKKTTSTKATKGKTETSPVCVSSPPETVSKATLHGPKRFLATHRYGFLKEHKGKETKERPRLSLKGLKSQKKKKPPDSPDTVSLRKQALLLAEVQKLNEENAARSGHAQTAKPQDLETGGWEDTPAGQGGVDLLSFILEGPSASAPEQEQEMEQLKQEEEEVVTEYETEEEETMQEEGAEPQEREKKEPKEEERSPDVTSAVSEGVCVKPEAVEPPPASSCDTPSDVQAPVLERHEESQSAPLKAEPEQSGEVTASSKRRVAEEDLQQEEHKRSCTVEEKEKEAEEERQAEGEEKQGEEERKGAEAQAQDAGEKKEEEEEEDDREGLEMDLEELRKAWLKKRAELEGVETKREEEYKIDCSPPPSAPFKHRIVSAKPNQINNFYTINRQEVLGGGRFGQVHRCIENSSGLTLAAKIIKARAPKEKEVVKNEIQVMNQLDHANLIQLYAAYESRNDIILVLEYVDGGELFDRIIDENYTLTELDGILFIQQICEGLQHMHKMSIVHLDLKPENIMCVSRLTHHIKIIDFGLARKYKPKEKLRVNFGTPEFLAPEVVNYEFVSYRTDMWSLGVITYMLLSSLSPFLGDDNNETMNNILACQWNFEEEEFTDISEEAKDFISKLLIPNKSWRLNADEALRHAWLSDPDLHYHLHVKKNMCRSRRSSCVPVPDS from the exons ATGACCTCAAAACTGGTGAACCAGCTGGCAAAGGTGTACGACCCCAACCCGGCGGCAGGTGGGGGGAAGGCTGGGAGGGCGGCGGCCGAGACCGACGATCACTCCGCCCACTCCGTCCGCCTCATCCAGGTGCGCATCGAGTCCCTGAGCGACAAGATGGACAAGCTGATCCACATCCAGGAGAAGGTCCTGCACCGGCTGGACAGCATGTCTCAGGACATCGGCGACATCGAGCACGACGTGGAGACGCTGAAGGTGGACAAGGAGGAGGTTCACCTGCAGGCGCCCACGCAgttccagctgcagcaggccaGGGGATCCAGCCAGATGAGGGAGATCTGCCAGGAGATGACCTCCATCATCTCCGTGGTGAACGAGAGGTCGGAGCAGCAGGCCAGGAAGCTGGAGGGCATGGAGAAGCTAGTGCTCGGCATCCAGGAGGTTATCGGTTTCATCGGGGAGACGGTGAAGGGCTCCCGGCTCATGGAGCTGCTTTTCAAAGACCCCGCTTCACGCAAGGAGAGAGCCAAAGAGGCCAGGGGCCGACAGACTGCCAAGAAGCAGGTGTCTGCCGAAAGGGGAGAGCCGCCGGCCGGCAAGAGAGCAGAGAAG aaaactACCTCTACTAAAGCCACTAAAGGGAAGACAGAGACCTCTCCCGTATGTGTCTCCAGCCCCCCGGAGACTGTTTCCAAGGCGACACTTCACGGACCAAAGCGCTTCCTTGCGACTCATAGATACGGATTC CTGAAAGAGCACAAAGGGAAGGAGACGAAGGAGAGGCCACGCCTGAGCCTGAAGGGCCTGAAGTctcagaagaagaagaagcctCCAGACTCCCCAG ACACCGTCTCTCTGAGGAAGCAGGCGCTGCTCCTGGCAGAGGTTCAGAAGCTCAATGAGGAGAACGCAGCAAGGTCAGGCCATGCACAAACAGCCAAACCCCAGGACCTGGAGACCGGGGGATGGGAGGACACCCCTGCTGGACAGGGGGGTGTGGACCTTCTGAGCTTCATCCTGGAGGGACCCTCTGCGTCCGCGCCCGAGCAGGAGCAAGAGatggagcagctgaagcaggaggaggaggaggtggtcaCCGAGTACGAGACCGAGGAAGAGGAGACCATGCAGGAGGAAGGGGCGGAaccacaggagagagagaaaaaggagcctaaagaggaggagagaagccCAGATGTGACCTCAGCTGTGAGCGAAGGAGTGTGTGTCAAACCGGAGGCAGTGGAGCCTCCTCCTGCCAGCTCCTGTGACACGCCCAGTGATGTCCAAGCTCCTGTGCTGGAGAG GCACGAGGAGAGCCAATCAGCACCTTTGAAGGCGGAGCCAGAGCAGTCAGGCGAGGTCACCGCCAGCAGCAAGCGGAGGGTGGCGGAGGAAgacctgcagcaggaggagcacaAGAGGAGCTGCActgtggaggagaaggagaaggaggcagaggaggagaggcaggcagagggagaggagaagcagggggaggaggagaggaagggggccGAGGCCCAGGCCCAGGATGCCggagagaagaaggaggaagaggaagaggaggatgacaGAGAGGGACTGGAGATGGATctggaggagctgaggaagGCGTGGCTGAAGAAGAGGGCGGAGCTAGAAGGAGTGGAGACAAAGAGGGAAGAGGAGTACAAGATCg attgcagccctcccccctccgcccctTTTAAACACCGCATTGTTTCCGCCAAACCGAACCAGATCAACAACTTCTACACCATCAACCGGCAGGAGGTCCTGGGAGG AGGTCGTTTTGGCCAGGTTCACAGATGCATCGAAAATTCATCCGGACTCACCCTGGCAGCCAAAATCATCAAGGCGAGGGCTCCCAAGGAGAAG GAGGTGGTGAAGAACGAGATCCAGGTGATGAACCAGCTGGATCACGCAAACCTGATTCAGCTCTACGCTGCCTACGAATCCAGGAACGACATCATCCTCGTCCTGGAGTA CGTGGACGGAGGGGAGCTCTTCGACAGGATCATCGATGAGAACTACACGCTGACCGAGCTGGACGGAATCCTCTTCATCCAGCAGATCTGTGAGGGTCTGCAGCACATGCACAAGATGTCCATCGTGCACCTGGACCTGAAG CCGGAGAACATTATGTGCGTGAGCAGACTCACCCACCACATCAAGATCATCGACTTCGGCCTCGCCAGGAA GTACAAACCAAAGGAGAAGCTGAGAGTGAACTTCGGCACACCGGAGTTTCTAGCTCCTGAGGTGGTCAACTATGAATTTGTCTCGTACCGGACAGACATGTGGAGTTTGGGAGTCATTACATATATGCT TCTCAGCAGTCTGTCACCGTTCCTCGGCGATGACAACAATGAGACGATGAACAACATCTTGGCCTGCCAGTGGAACTTCGAGGAGGAAGAGTTCACCGACATCTCTGAGGAGGCCAAGGACTTCATCTCCAAACTGCTCATCCCTAATAAGAG ttggAGGTTAAATGCTGACGAAGCCCTTAGGCATGCCTGGCTGTCGGACCCAGATCTTCACTACCACCTCCATGTAAAG aagaaCATGTGTCGCTCACGGCGATCGTCCTGCGTTCCTGTCCCTGACAGTTAA